The Amycolatopsis coloradensis sequence CCCGGAACGCCGTACTGGGTGATCGCGCTCGGGGTCGGCACGGCGAACCTCGGGGCCGGGGTCATCTCGCCGGCGTGGCCTACGCCGCGGGCTCGTTCGTCTCTTGGCGGATGCTCGTGTGAAGGCCCCCTTCCCTCGGCTGAGCCGAGGGAAGGGGGCCTTCACGCGCGTTCAGACGCGTTTGGTGGGCTGTGGCTCGATTCCCAAGTCGGCCTGCCGAACCAGCCGTGCAACCTCGCGCGCTGGGCGAACAACCCGGACGCGGCATCGGCCTTCTTCGACAGCGCGCGGCCCTGCCTGGACAGTGTCTGGCAGCAGGTCATGAACTACACGCAACTGCCGTTCCGGGTCCCGACCGTGAAGTACCCGTCCGGCAAGAACTGGTCGAGCCCGTGCGGCGACGCCAGCGGCGGCTCGGTGGCGGCGTTCTACTGCTCGCAGAACGAGACGCTGTACATGCCGTACGAAGGCCTTCAGGTCTCCCAGTACGGCAGCCGGCCGGGGGTCTATCTGGCCGTCTTCGCCCATGAGTACGCGCACCACATCCAGGCGCTTTCCGGTATTTCGGAGGCCTATTGGACCGCACGCTACGAAGCGGGCACCGACTCGGCGGCCGGCCTGGAGATGTCGCGGCGCAACGAACTTTCGGCGCAGTGTCTTTCCGGGACGTTCCTGGGTTCGACGGTGGGCCGCGGCGGCTCGGTCGACCAGGCGATGTACCGCGACGCCTGGCAGACCCAGGACCGCGGCGACCACAACGGCGGCCCGCGCGACCACGGCTCCGACGCGCACGCGGTCTCGTGGTGGCAGCACGGCGCGCAGAAGAACCGGATGTTCCAGTGCAACACCTGGGCGGCGAAGTCGGCCGACGTTTCCTGACCGGTCCGTGAAGGCCTCCTTCCCTACTCTGACGGTAGGGAAGGAGGCCTTCGCTACGCCGCCGAAACGCCACTCACGACCCCTCGTGGCAGGACATGGCCCTCATCCGCACGGTGGCGCGTAGTCGAGCCCCGGGAAATANTTTCCCTCGGTTGAGCCGAGGGAAAGGGGCCTTCACGCGCTTCGGGTGGTGGTTGCCGTTCGCCGACGGATGCGGTGCCGTCGTCGATTCCGGCTTGCCCGGTCCGGCTGGTCGTGACGGCCGCGCCTGGACCGCCGACTGTGTGGATTTCGGGGCGTTGGATGACCAGAAATCCACACAGTCCCGTCGTGACCGGTCCGCTCACGAACCAGGGATCAGGCCGTCACCGGGACCCGCGGGCCGCGCACCACCAGGAAGACGTACATCCCGCCGGCGAAGCAGCTGAACACCAGCAGCGCCAGCCCGAGAGGCCGCCGCGCGTCGCTCGCTCCCGCCGTCGCGTCGGCCGCGTGCACCGGGACCGCGTCCCCCGAAGCGCCGTCGGGGACGACGACCTCGAGACGTTCACCCTTGCCGTGCCCGCAGCCGTTGAGCGAACCCTCCATCGGCTTGCCGCCGAATTCGAACTTGACCTTCTCGGTCGCGCCACCGCCCGTGCAGGGCGCGGGCTGAACGACCTCCGCCCGCACGGTCGTCCCCTTGGTCTCGTTCGAGATACCGAACAGCCCCGGCCCGGCGAACCACGCCAGGAAGATCACCAGCAGGCCGGCCCCGGCCGCCACGGCCAGGGAGTTCCACCCCGGGCTGAGCCCTCTGGCGGGGTCCGATCGCTTACGCACGAACGCCATGCTCCCAGAACCTCGCGGCAAAACACAGAAGCCCCGGGAGGCGTCACCAAAGGTCCCCCGCTACCGCTCGATCGTCTCCGCGGAGGTCACCTTCCGGATGTACAGCAGCTTGTCCCCCGGCTCGATCGCGTCCGCCTGTGGCGCGTCCACGCGGTACAGGACGCCGTCGCGGACGACGCCCAGCACGATGTCCGGCAGATGCCGCGGCGAACCGCCCTCTTCGGACGGCTCCACCGGGCGTTCGGCGATCGCGAGACCGGACTCGGGGGTGAGCAGGTCCTCGACCATGTCGACCACCAGCGGCGTCGACGTCGCCATGCCGAGCAGGCGTCCGGCGGTCTCACTCGACACCACGACCTGGTTCGCGCCCGACTGCTTGAGCAGGTGGACGTTCTCCGCCTCCCGCACCGACGCCACGATATGCGACTTCGGCGCCAGCTCACGGGCGGTCAGCGTGACCAGCACGGCCGTGTCGTCCCGGTTCGGGGCGACGACGACGGCACGCGCCCGCTGGACCCCGGCGACGCGCAGCACGTCGGCGCGGGTGGCCGAGCCGTGCACGGTCACCAGGCCGAGTGAGGTGGCCGCTTCGAGGGCCTGCTGGTCGGTGTCCACGACGACGATGTGATCGGGTTCGACGTTCTCGTCCCCGAGCAGCGCGTTGACCGCCGACCGGCCCTTCGTGCCGAATCCGACGACGACCGTGTGGTCACGCACCTTCGTCCTCCACTTTTGGATCTTGAAAGCCTGGCGGGAGCGCTCGGTGAGCACTTCGAGGGTGGTACCGACCAGGACGATGAGGAAAAGCACCCGCAGCGGGGTGATCACCAGGACGTTCACCAGCCGCGCGGACGGTGTCGCGGGTGCGATGTCACCGTACCCCGTCGTCGACAGCGACACCGTCGCGTAATAGAGGCTGTCGAGGAAGGTGAGCCCGTCGCCGTTGGCGTCGCGGTAGCCGTCCCGGTCGAGGTAGACGATCAGGACGGNCTACTCTCCGTGTACAGGACAGCCATTGTCAGGAAGCCCGCGTCTACCATTCGGGAATGAACACCGTTTCGGACAGCACCGTCCGCTGCGTAGGCGGCATCGTCCACGACGAGTTGGGGCGGATTCTGCTGATCCGGCGCGCGAATGAACCCGGACGTGGACTCTGGTCGGTCCCCGGCGGACGGGTCGAACCAGGCGAAACGGACGAAGCGGCCGTCATCCGGGAGATGCGCGAAGAGACCGGGCTCGACGTGATGCCGGGCACACTCGTCGGCACCGTCCGCCGCGGCCCGTATGACATCCACGATTACGCCTGCGCGGTCACCGGTGGCACTCTCCGTGCCGGGGACGACGCCACCGACGCCCGGTGGATCGACGCCGGAACCTTGATCGAACTCGACGAAGGCGGCCACTTGGCCGAACTCCTGTTCGTCACTCTCCGCGATTGGGGAGTGCTGCCGACCGCCGTCTTGACACCCGCTGTGCCCGATTCGGCAAAAGACGCGGGGATAAAGCAGCGCAAGAGGTGAAAAATTAGCCGTCCCGACACATTGCCGACACCGTGGTCGTGAGTGGCGATTCGGGTTAGAACCCAATGCCACGTAGCTTAAGTTGATCTTGGGTGAGGTTGCCAGGTGCAGCGAAGGCTCCCTTCGCTGCGTCTGATGCGACGAAGCGGCACCTTCGGCCCTGGTCGCGGGTCGGGTTGGTCGTGAGTGGCGTTTCGGGTTCAAACAGAGACGTTCAACGTCCCTCTTTCCACACACCCGAAACGCCACTCACGACCAACGCGACCCCAAGCCCTACTTAGCCCACTTAGGCCGAGGCGGAGGCACGTAGTCCGCGAAGCCGTCCAGGAGCACCGAAGCGTCCGAGTCGATCGAGAGCATGTCCCGGTACCCAGCCGACAGGAAGCCCTCCGACACCATGTGGTCGGCGAACTTCAGCAGCGGCGCGTAGTACCCGCCGACGTCGACCAGCCCGATCGGCTTCTCGTGCAACCCGAGCTGCGCCCACGTCCACACCTCGAACAGCTCCTCCAGCGTCCCCGCGCCGCCGGGCAGCGCGAGGAAGCCGTCGGACAGCGCGGCCATCTTCGCCTTCCGCTGGTGCATGTCGGCGACGACGTGCAGTTCGGTCAGGCCGGCGTGCGCGATCTCGACGCTGCCCAGCGCCTCCGGGATCACGCCGATCACCTCGCCGCCCGCGGCCAGCGCGGCGTCCGCGACGACGCCCATGGTCCCGACCGAAGCCCCGCCGTAGACCAGCCCGATGCCCCGCGAGGCCAGCAGTGTGCCCAGGGCGCGAGCTTCGTCGGCGTACCGCGGGTCGAAGCCCATCGAAGAGCCGCAGAAGACACAGACCCGGCGCGGAGCCGCCATCAGTGGGTGTCCTCCCAAGCCTTGTACGAATCCTGCACGACGCGTACGGCGTCTTCGATGTCGTCGGTCACGTGCAGAAGCTCGAGGTCCTTCTGACCGATCTTGCCCTCGGCGAGCAGCGAACTGGCGATCCAGTCGTACAGGCCGCCCCAGTACTTGCTGCCGAACAGCACGACCGGGAACTTCGTGACCTTCTTCGTCTGCACCAGCGTGAGCGCCTCGAACAGCTCGTCGAGCGTGCCGAAACCGCCGGGCAGGCAGATGAACGCCTGCGAGTACTTGATGAACATGGTCTTGCGCGCGGTGCAGTCCGGCGGCTCCTCGACGCTCACCATCGCGACGTCGGCGAGCACCCCTGACGGCACCAGCACCATCACGGTGACCGGCACCGCGGCGAGCGGCACGCACACCGCTCAGTACAAGCTGACCGTCGGCACCGGCGGTGACGTGCGCACCTACAGCAACGACACCGACTACGCGCTGAACGACTACGGCACGGTGAACAGCCCGATCACCTCGACCGCCACCGGCAACGCGGTTTCGCCGGTGAAGGTGACGGTGACCGGGACGCACACCTGCTCCGAGGACCTCCGGATCAGCCTGAAGGCCCCCGACGGCAGCACGTACTCGGTCAAACCCACCGGTTCCCTGCCCTGCACCGATCTGGGCACCCGGAACTACTCGGTGAACGTGACCAACGAAGTCGCGGCGGGCACGTGGACCCTCGTGGTCTACGACGCCTACGCGCAGGACACCGGCACGCTCGACAGCTGGTCCATCACCGTTTGATTCCCGTTCCGTGAAGGCCTCCTTCCCTACCTTCAGCGTAGGGAAGGAGGNGTCGCGGTCAAGGAGGCGGTCCTGCCGTTCCACCGCTTCCGCACGCCCGAGGGCCACGGCGTCGACTCGCTGCTCGGCCCGGAGATGAAGTCCACCGGCGAGGTCATGGGCGTGGACGTCTCCTTCGGCAAGGCGTTCGCCAAGTCGCAGGCCGGGGGGAAAGCGAATAGGAGCGGCCGTCGTCGGCATGGCCGCCGTACTGGGTGTCGTCGCCGCGCCCGCGCAGGCGACCACCGCCGCCGCACCGGACATCTCGCTCGCCAACGTCAAGGCGCACTTGAGCGCGTTGCAGACCATCGCCAACCAGAACGGCGGCAACCGCGCCGCCGGACGGCCGGGCTATCCGGCGTCGGTGTCCTATGTGGCGCAGAAGCTGCGCGACGCGGGCTACAACGTCACGTTGCAGTCCTGCACGAGCTGCGCGGGTTCGAACCAGAACATCATCGCGGAATGGCCGCAGGGTGACGCCAACCAGGTCATCATGCTCGGCGCGCACCTCGACAGCGTCAGCGCCGGCCCCGGCATCAACGACAACGGCTCGGGCTCGGCCTCGATCCTCGAAGTCGCGCTGACCCTGGCCCGCGAGAACCCGGCGATGGCGAAGCGGGTCCGCTTCGGCTGGTGGGCCGACGAGGAGTCCGGTCTCCGCGGCTCCAAGTTCTACGTCAACAGCCTGCCGCAGACCGAGCGCACGAAGATCAAGACCTACCTGAACTTCGACATGATCGGCTCCGACAACTGGGGCTACTTCGTCTATGACGACGTCGCTTCGGTCAAGGCCGTGTTCGACGAGTACTTCCGGACGATCGGCATCCAGACCGAGGGCGACACCGAGGGCGACGGCCGTTCGGACCACGCGTCGTTCAAGAGCGCGGGCATCCCGGTCGGCGGTCTCGCGACCGGTGCCGGGTACACGAAGAGCGCGGCGCAGCAACAGAAATGGGGCGGCACCGCCGGGCGGCCGTTCGACAGCTGCTATCACCGCGCGTGCGACACGCTGTCGAACATCCCGGACACGCCGCTGGAGAAGAACAGCGACGCGATCGCGTACGCGCTGTGGAAGCTCGCCGTCGGAACGTCGACCGGACCCGACTTCTCGCTCGGTCTCTCCCCGTCCTCCGGCACCGTCCAAGCAGGACAGTCGACGACCGTCACGGTCAACACCGCGACGACTTCCGGTGCGGCGCAGACGGTTTCGCTGAGCGCCAGCGGTCTTCCCGCCGGGGCGACCGCGACGTTCAACCTTCGTGTTCTAACCCGAATCGCCACTCACGACCCGCCGCTGAATCGCCCAAAGCGCCATATATCGCGCTGTCCATCCCCTGCCGGCCCGTTCGGCGGGCGACGCGAATTAGACTGATCTGGTGACCGTGGTCGAATCCGTCCTTTCCAGGACGCCCGAGCCGCTCCGATCCGTGCTGATCAAGCACCGTGAGCTGTTGAAGTTCGCGATCGTGGGCGGCACGACGTTCCTGGTCGACAACGGCGTCTGGTACCTGCTGAAACTCAGTGTGCTGGAGTCGAAACCGACCACGGCGAAGGCCATCGCGATCATCGTCGCGACGATCGTGTCCTACATCCTCAACCGCGAGTGGTCCTTCCGGACCCGCGGCGGGCGCGAACGGCATCACGAAGCCGCGCTCTTCTTCGTGATCAGCGGCATCGCCGTGGTGGTCAACCTGATCCCGCTGTACACGTCGCGCTACATCTTCGACCTCGAAGTGCCGCACGTGACGCGGTTCGTCCAGGAGCTGGCGGACTTCACCAGCGGGTCGATCATCGGCATGCTGCTGGCGATGTTCTTCCGCTTCTGGGGCTTCAAGAAGTGGGTCTTCCCGGATGAGCTGGGCAAACGCCGCCGGGACAGTGACGAGCCGGACGAGGACGTCATTCCGCTCCACTAAGTACTTGTCAAAAGACATGTGATTGCCTAGGGTCATCCATGTCAACGTTCCTTCACTGATGACGCCGGCCGGGTTCGTACGGTCGCGCGGGACGAATTCGAGGTGATCGCCAAGCGCGAAGAGGACCGCATCCGGTTCGGATGACGGTTGAGCCTTTTCCCGTCTTGGCGGGGATCCGGGGCTGCTTTCGAGCACTGCTCCGCGTCCCTCGCGTTCCCTCGTTCCTCCAGTGAATGGATCTCTTTCTTGAGCACCGCTCTCGGCGCGCCGCCGCGCGCCCGAAACACCCTTGCCCTCGTCGGGCTCTTCGCCGCCGTGTTCCTGGCGATGCTCGACGCCCAAGTCGTCGCGACCGCGCTGCCGCGCATGGTCGGTGAGCTCGGCGGCGCCGCGTCGTTCGCCTGGGTCACCACCGCCTACCTGCTGGCGGGCAGCGTCAGCGCGCCCGTCTACGGAAAACTCGGTGACCTCTTCGGCCGCAAGCGCGTCGTGCTCGTCGCGATCGCGCTGTTCGTCCTCGGCTCCCTCGCCTGCGCTCTCGCCCCGACGATGCCGCTGCTGATCGCCGCCCGCGTGCTGCAGGGGATCGGCTCCGGCGGCCTGTTCGTCGCCGTCGCCGCGATCATCGGCGAGCTGTTCCCGGGACGCGAAGGCGCCCGCTACTTCGCCTGGTTCTCGATCTGCTTCGCCGGCTCCTCGCTCGCGGGCCCTGTCGTCGGCGGCGTCCTGACCGACCTCGCGGGCTGGCGGTCGGTCTTCGGCCTCAACGTGCCGATCGGGCTGGCCGCGTTCGGCGTCGTCGCGAACTACCTGAGCCTCGAACGACGCCGGACGACCGCGCCGTTCGACTTCGCGGGCATCGTCGTCCTGTCGGGCGCGATCGTCGGCCTGACCCTGGCGACGCCACTGTCGGGCTCGATCGGCGCGGTGCTGCTCGTCGCCTTTCTGCTCATCGAACGCCGAGCGGCCGAGCCGGTCATCCCGCTCCGGCTCTTCCGCTCCCGGATGTTCGGCCTCAGCGTGCTGGCCAGTGCCGCCGCCGGGTTCGTCTTCCTGGGTTCGGTCAACTACTTGGCGCTCTTCCTGCAGACCGCGGGCGACGCCGGGCCCGCGGAAGCCGGACTCCTGCTGCTGCCCATGACCCTCGCGGTCGCCGCGTCGTCGATGGTCGCTGGCCGGGTCATCGCCAAGACCGGCACTTACCGCTGGGCACCGATCCTCAGCATGACCCTCGGCCTCGCCGCCGCGTTCGCGATGTCCACCATGGACGAGACGACACCGTTGCCGATCGTCGTCGCCCATCTCGTCGTGTTCGGCGCGGCGGCCGGGCTCAACATGCAGGTGCTTTCCATGGCGGCCCAGCAGAACGTCGCCAGGACCGATCTCGGCGCGGTTTCGGCGACCGTCGGTTTCCTGCGTTCCCTCGGTACCACGGCCGGGCTGACCGTTTTCGGCGCGGTGTTCACGAACGCCTTCGCCGAGGACAGTCCCGCCGGCTACTCCTCCGCACTCAACGGCGTGTTCTGGGCGATGGTCCCCGCTTTGGCCGTCGGCCTCGCCGCTTCCCTCTTCCTGCCGCGCGTTTCGCTGCGGCGCAACCACTAAGGAGTCCTTCGATGATCCTCGTTCTCGGTTCCACCGGCAAAATCGGCCGTGAACTCGTCCCCGCGCTGCTGGACAGGGACGCTCGCGTGCGTGCGCTGACGCGCGACCCCGCCCGCGCCCGTATCGATCCGCGTGCCGAGGTCGCCGCCGGTGATCTCGACGCCTTCGATCCCGCGCTGCTCGACGGCGTCGACCGCGTGTTCGTCCTGACCTCCGGGCACGGCTCGGACCCCCTCGCCCAGGAGCGGGCCGTACTCAAGGCCGCCACCGGCGTCTCGCACATCGTCAAACTCTCCACGACCGGCGTCCACTTCGGACAGACCGACCCCATCTCCCTCGTGCACGCCGAGGCCGAACGGGCCGTGCGCGAAGCCGGGCCGGACTGGACGATCCTGCGTCCCGGCACGTTCATGGACAACCGGTTCGCCTGGCTGCACGCCGTGCGCGGCGACGGGGTCGTCCGCGTCCCCGAAGGCGATCCGGCGTCCGCGCTGGTGCATGTCCGCGACATCGCCGAAGTCGCCGCGACCGTGCTGACCACCGACGGGCACGCGGGCAGGACGTACCCGATCACCGGCGGCGAAGCGCTCACGACGCGGCGGCAGGTCGAGATCCTCGGCGACGCGCTCGGGCGGCCGCTGACGTACGTCGAAGAGCCCGAAGCCGCTTCGCGAGCCAGGATGCTCGGGTACGGCTGGCCCGCTTCGGCGGTCGACGGGATCTTCGAGCTCAAGCGGCAGTCGGCCGGGAACGAGGAGATCGTGTTCGGCACTGTCCGCGACCTGCTCGGGCGGGCGCCGCTGACGTTCGCGGACTGGGCTCGGGAGCACGCCGCCGCCTTCGCCTGACCTGCGGAAAGGGAGCAAGGGACCTTTGCTACCGCCTGGCTCCCTGTGAGTACATGAAGCCCCCATCCTGTACCTAGGCGCAAGTATGGGGGCTTCGTGTACTTGGGCATGCCGTGAAGGGCGTGTTTCCTCGGCTCAGCCGAGGCAAAGGGGGCCTTCGCCCACAGCCGTCCTGGCCCGTGGGGTTACTGAGGCATCTGGTGCCGTTGGGATGACGTGACATGCCGTGAAGGCCCCCTCGGCTATCCGCTGGTCAAGTGGGTGCCGGATGGGGCTCGTCACAGTGGCCGGGCGCCTTCTCGACTGTCCACGGGGGCCACTTTCGGGGCGACTGTGCTCGATCCGGGCGTTTGTGCGGNATGTCTTCGGCAAGGTCTTCGCCGCACCGGCCGGCTACCTGGTGACCGGTACGGGCGCGGCGATGTTCCTGCTGTACGGCCTGTGGGACCAGTGGTGGCACGTCGCTTCCCTCGGCTCAGTCGAGGGAAGGGGGCCTTCACGCGCATCAGGACAGAGGTCCGCCGGTGATCGTGAAGGCGATGAACAGGATCAAGACGGAAAGCGCGCCGTAGGTCAGGACGTCGACCGGCTTGCCCCGGATCGCCAGCAGTCCGGCCTTCGCCTCGGGCAGTACCGCCCGGAGCAGGCCGGCGAGCAGCAACGCTCCGCCGATCAGCGCGGCCCCCTGCCGCCAGTGGTACTGGCCGATCCGGAGGGCGGCGACCGCCACCACCAGCATCACCAGCAGGAACGGCAGGTGATGGAGCAGTGCCCCACGGTCACGCCGTTGTCCGGCCACCGCCATCAGTCCTCGTCCTTCAGGGTCGCGTCGGCGATTCGGTTCACTCGGTCAGTATCCCGGGTGAGTGACCCGGCACCAGGTCAGGGCGTCTTCCGGGGAGTCAATAGCGGCAAAACCCACATGCGGGGTGCACGCGAGCGCGGATACGGTCAAAATGTGACCGTGGCACAACCGACGACTCAGTTGAACGCGACCGAGCAGGACACCCTGGTCAAACAGATCGGCCTCGCCCTGCTGCGGGCCGCTCCGCGTGATTGGCGGAAGGTGACCGCCGAGTACCGAGCCGTCGGCAGGTACCACGAGATGACCGGGGAGATCATCACCGAGGACGGCAGCTCGCACGAATGGGTCGCGACGCACGACATCGCGACGCTGTTCGGCAGGCTCCGTGCCGGGATGTATCGCGACGGGCGCGGCACCTGGTTCAACGCCCGCTACCAGCTCGACCACCCGTCCAGCTACAACCTCGAATACAACCGCGACGAGCCGCAGTGGCGCCTCGCGCCGCCTCCGCAGGCGCTCTCCGACGAACTGCGCATGTTCCCCCGTTCCGAGGAGAACGTGCCCGAATGGCTGATCCGGCGCATGTCCGGCCTCGGTCCCGAGCAGCCCGGACCGCATTTCCGCATCGCCCGCATCTTCGACACGATCGGCCCGGCCGGGCGTCCGGTGATCAACCGGCCCGACCTGGAGATCGAGGAGCAGGACAGGCTGCTCGAGTACCTCGACCACGCGCCGCTGGTGGTCACCGAACGCGGCTACGACATCGACCGGCTCGCGCAGACCCCCGAGGCCACCGTCCCGGTCGCCTTCCACAGCGACGGGCAGTGGATCTGGCCCGCCGCCGTGAACTTCTACCTGCGCCAGTACGGCGTCTCCCCGGAGCTCGACCTGATCGAGCACGTCCGGCAGAACGACTTCACGCTGTCCGAGGTCGATGGCCCGACGCTGCAGGCCGCAGCGGGGTACCTCACCCGGGGGAATCAGCCTCCGCAGCAGCGCCCCAACGGTCCGGGTGGGCCCGGCGGACCTGGTGGGCCCAACAACGGCTCGCCCGCGGGCCCGCCTCCGCAGGGTCCGCCGCAGAACGGCCCGGTGCCGCCCCCGCAGCAGGCCGCGCCCGGTCAGGCCGGACCCGGTGGTCCCGCGGGCCCCGGTCCGAACCAGGCCGCCGCCCAGCCGCCCGTCCCGCCGCCGCACCAGCAGGGTCCGGACCAGGCAGTGGTGGCCGCCGCGGCCGCCGCTCCGGTCGCCGCGGCCGCGGCCGTCCCCTCCGCGGAGACAGGTGTCCCGGACCAGGCCGAGCAGGCCCAGCGGTACGAAGACGACTACGACACCCAGGACTACCAGGCGCAGGACTTCCACGAAGCCGCCGCCGAGCAGCAGTACGAAGCCGGTTACGAAGACCCGTACGCGCACGACGAGGCGCGGTTCCACGAGTCCGAACAGGACGTCTTCGCCGACGAAGACCGGCAGGGCACCGATCCCGAGCCGGAACCTCGGGCCGACCCGGAGGCCACCACGTACGCGCGGGTCCCGCAGGCCGACGCCTATGAGCGGCCGCCGGTCGAGGAAGAGCAGGACGCGTACGCCCGGCAGGAGGAAGACCAGCCGTACGCGCCTCCCGAAGAGGAGACGACGACCGGTTACACGCCGGTCGAGCAGGCCGACGCCGGTCCCGAGCTGCCTCTCCTCACGCACGACGCGGGGCCGAACGTGGCGCCCCCGCCGTCGGACACCGAGGTCACGCAGGTCGACGCCCCGCCGCCCGCGCCCGAGGTCCGCCCCGAGCCCGAACCGCGCCGCTTCGAGCACCCCGAGCCGGTGCTGAACGAGTTGCAGGCGAAGTTCGACGAACTCGACGTGCCCGGCGACGTCTACCGCATCGGCTCGCCCGCCGAACACGGCTGGAGCGTCGAGCAGGTCGACGGCGGCGGCTGGCGGGTCGGCTGGTACGACGGGAAGCTGACCAATCCGGCCGTGTTCGGTGACGCCGAGGACGCGGCCGCGTTCATGCTCGGCAAGGTTCTGCTGAACCCGAACGGCGCTCCGCCTCCCGCGGAGCAGCCCGCCGTCGAAGAGGAACCCGTCGAGGAGCCACCGGCACCGCCCGTGCTGGCGACGCTGTCCCCCGAGATCGCCACCGGTTCGCATCCGGTGCCGCCGCGGGAGTCGATCCCGGCACAGGAACAGACCGCGTTCACGACGGCCGAAGAGCTGCTCGGGGACGATTTGGACGACGAGCCCGCGCCCGCGCCGGTCCCGCCCGCGCCCCCGGCGCGGCCGAACCCGGTGCTGGCGAGCCCGCCGCCCGCGCCGCCGCGGCGCGAGCCGCCGGTGACGCCGCCTCCGCCGCCGATGCGGCGCGAGGAACCGGCCCGTCCGCCCGCGGCGGCGAACGCCGCCGGGGCGCCAGACGCCAAGCAGAACTGGCCGATCTCGCCGCTCAACGGTGAGCCGCCGCTGACGCTGTTCCGCGGCAAGGAGCTGCGTGAGCTGCCCGCGGGCAGCGAGCTGGACCGCTTCGGCGGCCCGAACGGCAACCTG is a genomic window containing:
- a CDS encoding MFS transporter, coding for MIEGPRFSWVSAPVLGTAAVALVALVLLAARERRTANPLLPWPLFRDPRFAGANVVGFLFNFALYGTIFLLGLYFQNARGADPFEAGLQLLPMTIFFPVANVVFSRISGRFGNGALITAFFALAAVSTLCLVMISPGTPYWVIALGVGTANLGAGVISPAWPTPRARSSLGGCSCEGPLPSAEPREGGLHARSDAFGGLWLDSQVGLPNQPCNLARWANNPDAASAFFDSARPCLDSVWQQVMNYTQLPFRVPTVKYPSGKNWSSPCGDASGGSVAAFYCSQNETLYMPYEGLQVSQYGSRPGVYLAVFAHEYAHHIQALSGISEAYWTARYEAGTDSAAGLEMSRRNELSAQCLSGTFLGSTVGRGGSVDQAMYRDAWQTQDRGDHNGGPRDHGSDAHAVSWWQHGAQKNRMFQCNTWAAKSADVS
- a CDS encoding NUDIX hydrolase, whose translation is MNTVSDSTVRCVGGIVHDELGRILLIRRANEPGRGLWSVPGGRVEPGETDEAAVIREMREETGLDVMPGTLVGTVRRGPYDIHDYACAVTGGTLRAGDDATDARWIDAGTLIELDEGGHLAELLFVTLRDWGVLPTAVLTPAVPDSAKDAGIKQRKR
- a CDS encoding TIGR00730 family Rossman fold protein; this translates as MAAPRRVCVFCGSSMGFDPRYADEARALGTLLASRGIGLVYGGASVGTMGVVADAALAAGGEVIGVIPEALGSVEIAHAGLTELHVVADMHQRKAKMAALSDGFLALPGGAGTLEELFEVWTWAQLGLHEKPIGLVDVGGYYAPLLKFADHMVSEGFLSAGYRDMLSIDSDASVLLDGFADYVPPPRPKWAK
- a CDS encoding proprotein convertase P-domain-containing protein, producing the protein MTGTAASGTHTAQYKLTVGTGGDVRTYSNDTDYALNDYGTVNSPITSTATGNAVSPVKVTVTGTHTCSEDLRISLKAPDGSTYSVKPTGSLPCTDLGTRNYSVNVTNEVAAGTWTLVVYDAYAQDTGTLDSWSITV
- a CDS encoding GtrA family protein, whose product is MTVVESVLSRTPEPLRSVLIKHRELLKFAIVGGTTFLVDNGVWYLLKLSVLESKPTTAKAIAIIVATIVSYILNREWSFRTRGGRERHHEAALFFVISGIAVVVNLIPLYTSRYIFDLEVPHVTRFVQELADFTSGSIIGMLLAMFFRFWGFKKWVFPDELGKRRRDSDEPDEDVIPLH
- a CDS encoding MFS transporter produces the protein MSTALGAPPRARNTLALVGLFAAVFLAMLDAQVVATALPRMVGELGGAASFAWVTTAYLLAGSVSAPVYGKLGDLFGRKRVVLVAIALFVLGSLACALAPTMPLLIAARVLQGIGSGGLFVAVAAIIGELFPGREGARYFAWFSICFAGSSLAGPVVGGVLTDLAGWRSVFGLNVPIGLAAFGVVANYLSLERRRTTAPFDFAGIVVLSGAIVGLTLATPLSGSIGAVLLVAFLLIERRAAEPVIPLRLFRSRMFGLSVLASAAAGFVFLGSVNYLALFLQTAGDAGPAEAGLLLLPMTLAVAASSMVAGRVIAKTGTYRWAPILSMTLGLAAAFAMSTMDETTPLPIVVAHLVVFGAAAGLNMQVLSMAAQQNVARTDLGAVSATVGFLRSLGTTAGLTVFGAVFTNAFAEDSPAGYSSALNGVFWAMVPALAVGLAASLFLPRVSLRRNH
- a CDS encoding NAD(P)H-binding protein translates to MILVLGSTGKIGRELVPALLDRDARVRALTRDPARARIDPRAEVAAGDLDAFDPALLDGVDRVFVLTSGHGSDPLAQERAVLKAATGVSHIVKLSTTGVHFGQTDPISLVHAEAERAVREAGPDWTILRPGTFMDNRFAWLHAVRGDGVVRVPEGDPASALVHVRDIAEVAATVLTTDGHAGRTYPITGGEALTTRRQVEILGDALGRPLTYVEEPEAASRARMLGYGWPASAVDGIFELKRQSAGNEEIVFGTVRDLLGRAPLTFADWAREHAAAFA
- a CDS encoding DUF3017 domain-containing protein, which gives rise to MAVAGQRRDRGALLHHLPFLLVMLVVAVAALRIGQYHWRQGAALIGGALLLAGLLRAVLPEAKAGLLAIRGKPVDVLTYGALSVLILFIAFTITGGPLS